One window of the Anopheles cruzii chromosome 2, idAnoCruzAS_RS32_06, whole genome shotgun sequence genome contains the following:
- the LOC128278891 gene encoding dynein light chain Tctex-type protein 2B-like encodes MAPLTRKKTGKFLGSALNITNRYRVNSSSLSKVSLAITNLKVIQNAPLPPPISAMLASDIPPVCKFLPSYRLCSRNPFNREACEVIMRESLDKSLQGVEYSSYFAPSLCQQICEDIKSRVKELKFDRYKIIVTVTIGERYMQGLKAISQFLWDAEKDSYATCIYDASPSLVAVGTIYAIYFD; translated from the exons ATGGCTCCGCTGACACGGAAGAAAACTGGAAAGTTTCTGGGCTCGGCCCTGAACATCACCAACCGCTACCGGGTCAACAGTAGCAGCTTGAGCAAAGTGAGCCTCGCCATTACGAATCTGAAAGTGATCCAGAACgcaccgttgccgccgccgatcagTGCGATGCTTGCGTCGGACATTCCGCCCGTGTGCAAGTTCCTGCCGTCGTATCGGCTCTGCTCGCGTAATCCTTTCAACCGTGAGGCGTGCGAAGTAATAATGCGCGAGTCACTGGATAAGTCGTTGCAGGGCGTGGAATACAGCTCGTACTTTGCGCCTTCCTTGTGCCAGCAGATCTGCGAGGACATTAAGTCGCGCGTCAAGGAGCTTAAGTTTGACAG GTACAAAATAATTGTCACTGTCACCATCGGCGAGCGCTACATGCAGGGGCTGAAAGCAATCTCCCAATTCCTCTGGGATGCCGAAAAGGACAGCTATGCAACGTGCATCTACGACGCTTCGCCGAGTCTGGTGGCTGTAGGGACAATTTATGCCATTTATTTCGATTAG